The proteins below come from a single Desulfuromonas acetoxidans DSM 684 genomic window:
- a CDS encoding YkgJ family cysteine cluster protein, with amino-acid sequence MKAAEKNNLPASADRERLSTWARYHTGLCDTCRATCCTMPVEVKIDDLIRMEILSEFDRQEPLKKLAKQLKKQGIIDHFNFKNGVFTLSRMANDDCLYLDSTSRRCTIYSQRPDTCRNHPHVGPRPGYCPFQPR; translated from the coding sequence ATGAAAGCCGCAGAAAAAAACAACCTGCCCGCCAGCGCAGACCGCGAACGCTTATCAACCTGGGCCCGTTATCACACCGGGCTGTGTGACACCTGTCGCGCCACGTGCTGCACCATGCCGGTTGAAGTGAAAATTGACGATCTGATCCGTATGGAGATCCTCAGCGAATTTGATCGTCAGGAACCATTAAAAAAGCTGGCCAAGCAGCTTAAGAAACAAGGCATCATTGACCATTTCAATTTCAAGAATGGGGTGTTCACGTTAAGCCGCATGGCCAACGACGATTGTCTCTACCTCGATAGCACCAGTCGTCGCTGCACCATTTACAGTCAACGACCCGACACCTGTCGCAATCATCCTCACGTTGGCCCTCGTCCCGGATACTGCCCTTTTCAACCCCGGTGA
- the thpR gene encoding RNA 2',3'-cyclic phosphodiesterase gives MSVDNDADVRCFIAVDIPARQQQELWRQCRLWRQRFDAFRWGNPSQYHLTVAFLGNQPQTLLATLAEQLAPVVARLAASGVVADQLELFPARRPHVVAARLVPTAALNRLYRRVNEVCTACGIEVPQPSRSFHPHITVARFHRHSFHETVAPLKLDLTIPLTAVKLFAGELTPDGAVHRVVERFLLHRG, from the coding sequence ATGAGTGTCGACAATGATGCCGATGTCCGTTGTTTCATTGCTGTGGATATTCCAGCACGACAACAGCAGGAGTTGTGGCGCCAGTGTCGGCTGTGGCGGCAGCGATTCGATGCATTTCGCTGGGGAAACCCGAGTCAATACCATCTGACTGTGGCGTTTCTTGGTAATCAGCCGCAGACTCTTTTGGCCACACTTGCTGAACAACTGGCACCAGTGGTTGCCAGACTTGCAGCCTCTGGTGTTGTTGCTGATCAATTAGAGCTTTTCCCCGCTCGCCGACCCCATGTGGTGGCCGCGCGACTCGTGCCAACTGCAGCTCTGAATCGGTTGTATCGGCGGGTCAATGAGGTTTGTACCGCGTGCGGTATTGAAGTGCCGCAGCCGTCGCGCTCTTTTCATCCCCATATCACCGTAGCGCGCTTTCATCGTCACTCATTTCATGAGACGGTCGCACCGTTGAAGCTGGACCTGACGATTCCCCTCACTGCTGTGAAGTTGTTTGCCGGTGAACTGACACCTGATGGTGCTGTGCATCGCGTGGTTGAGCGTTTTTTGCTTCACCGGGGTTGA
- a CDS encoding nitroreductase family protein: protein MEIFESIAARRAVKHFDPQHSMSEEEKQRLLSAAVLSPTAFNIQNWRFIVVEDPALRQKIREAAWGQAQVTDASLLVILCADLKAWEKEPQRYWRDATKEAQEFILPAIDNYYRGKESVQRDEAMRSCGLAAQTLMLAAQGLGYDSCPMDGFDFDAVGKLINLPDDHVITMFVAIGKQTQPPWPRPGQLALDEVVIKNHF, encoded by the coding sequence ATGGAGATCTTTGAAAGTATCGCGGCACGTCGTGCCGTCAAACATTTTGACCCACAACATTCGATGTCCGAGGAGGAGAAACAACGCCTGCTCTCGGCAGCCGTACTCTCGCCAACAGCGTTCAATATTCAGAATTGGCGATTTATCGTCGTCGAAGATCCAGCCTTGCGTCAGAAGATCCGCGAGGCGGCCTGGGGACAAGCCCAGGTGACGGATGCCTCACTGTTGGTTATTCTGTGTGCTGACCTCAAAGCCTGGGAAAAAGAACCACAGCGCTATTGGCGCGATGCCACCAAAGAGGCCCAAGAGTTTATCCTTCCGGCCATCGACAACTACTACCGCGGCAAAGAGAGTGTCCAACGCGATGAAGCCATGCGTTCGTGTGGCCTCGCCGCCCAGACATTGATGCTGGCTGCTCAGGGATTGGGGTACGACTCGTGTCCAATGGACGGATTTGATTTTGATGCGGTCGGCAAACTGATCAACCTGCCCGACGATCATGTCATCACCATGTTTGTCGCTATTGGCAAGCAAACTCAGCCACCGTGGCCGCGCCCGGGGCAACTGGCACTTGACGAGGTGGTGATCAAAAACCACTTCTAA
- a CDS encoding sensor domain-containing diguanylate cyclase — protein sequence MRCKSALLSLMFPGILVALPVLGGWLWAPQSHVLTTLLPTIAALLIVAALLVSWRFSCSRLVLLCVLLVVHECVLSGFIDLFPAWQLLLPVNLLLLSVVGERPVVSLAMLYRLGLIVMQPVVLFVLATTLAEEYQRLVALHWSFSTPFVPFSLNLSLYEIIVTLVALALLLRVVWRPSMESSVLLWALLLICTAQLSDVQARVPVVVLHGLLILIVLVSVFERSYTLAFRDELTGLPSRRAFLDFVNRRSSGYSLAIVDIDHFKKVNDTHGHDVGDQVLKRVAGRLAAVSNGGKAFRYGGEEFVVLFYRRDVERVNDALDLLRQSIADTPFVLRQKPRPEKRPRRVVATKDRQPSLRVTVSIGVSHWHKGADLDGVIKRADQALYKAKKTGRNRVVKG from the coding sequence GTGAGGTGCAAATCCGCTCTGCTGTCACTGATGTTTCCCGGGATACTGGTTGCTTTGCCTGTTCTGGGGGGCTGGCTGTGGGCTCCACAATCACATGTTCTGACAACCCTGTTGCCGACCATTGCAGCCTTATTGATAGTTGCGGCATTGTTGGTGAGTTGGCGTTTCTCCTGCTCACGGCTGGTGTTGCTGTGTGTGCTGCTTGTTGTCCATGAATGTGTTCTGAGCGGGTTTATTGATTTATTTCCGGCGTGGCAACTGCTTCTGCCGGTCAATCTGTTGCTTTTGTCAGTGGTCGGAGAACGGCCGGTTGTTTCCCTGGCAATGTTGTATCGTCTTGGCTTGATCGTGATGCAGCCTGTCGTGCTGTTTGTTTTGGCGACCACCCTGGCTGAAGAGTACCAACGGCTGGTCGCGTTACACTGGTCCTTTTCTACTCCCTTTGTTCCTTTTTCCCTTAATCTCTCTCTGTACGAAATCATCGTTACACTGGTCGCGTTGGCCCTGCTACTCAGAGTGGTGTGGCGGCCCAGCATGGAATCAAGCGTGCTGTTGTGGGCACTGCTGTTGATTTGCACGGCTCAACTTTCTGATGTCCAGGCTCGGGTTCCTGTTGTCGTGTTGCATGGGCTTTTGATCCTGATTGTGCTGGTCAGTGTTTTTGAACGCTCTTATACACTGGCTTTTCGTGATGAACTGACTGGTTTACCGAGTCGCCGGGCATTTCTCGATTTCGTCAATCGGCGCTCATCCGGTTACAGCCTTGCCATTGTCGATATTGATCATTTTAAAAAGGTCAATGATACCCACGGCCACGATGTTGGTGATCAGGTTCTCAAGCGGGTTGCTGGGCGATTGGCTGCTGTGTCCAATGGCGGAAAAGCCTTTCGCTATGGTGGTGAAGAGTTTGTCGTATTGTTTTATCGTCGCGATGTCGAGAGAGTTAACGACGCGCTGGATCTGTTGCGCCAATCCATTGCTGACACGCCTTTTGTCCTGCGCCAGAAACCACGACCGGAAAAAAGACCACGTCGCGTTGTTGCGACAAAAGATCGACAACCATCACTGCGTGTTACGGTAAGTATTGGCGTATCGCATTGGCACAAGGGGGCTGATCTGGATGGCGTGATTAAGAGGGCGGATCAGGCGTTGTACAAAGCGAAAAAAACAGGACGTAACCGGGTGGTGAAGGGATGA